One window from the genome of Enterobacter asburiae encodes:
- the tdcA gene encoding transcriptional regulator TdcA, which produces MNTIILPKTQHLVVFQEVIKSGSIGSAARQLGLTQPAVSKIISDIESYFGVEVMVRKNTGVKLTAAGQVLLSYSESITREMKNMVSEINSLSFSTVMDVSFGYPSLIGFTFLSEMIKKFKEVFPKARVSMYEAQLSSFLPAIRDGRLDFAIGTLSDEMLLQDLHVEPLFESEFVLVASKTRTCTGPTTLASLTHEQWVMPQTDMGYYKELLTTLQDNHISIENIVQTDSVVTIYNLVLNADYLTVIPRDMIAPFGSDQFIVLPVEDELPVARYAAVWSKNYRIKKSASVLVELAKQYSSMNIERRR; this is translated from the coding sequence ATGAACACTATTATTCTACCGAAAACACAGCACCTCGTGGTATTTCAGGAAGTCATTAAAAGTGGCTCCATAGGTTCTGCAGCAAGACAGCTGGGCCTGACGCAACCCGCCGTCAGCAAAATCATCAGCGATATTGAGTCCTACTTCGGCGTGGAAGTGATGGTGCGTAAAAACACCGGCGTAAAACTCACTGCCGCGGGCCAGGTTCTGCTCTCGTACTCTGAGTCGATCACCCGCGAAATGAAAAACATGGTGAGTGAGATTAACAGCCTGAGTTTCAGCACCGTTATGGACGTCTCCTTTGGTTACCCGTCGCTGATCGGCTTTACCTTCCTGTCTGAGATGATCAAAAAATTCAAGGAAGTGTTCCCGAAAGCACGCGTCTCGATGTATGAAGCCCAGCTCTCCTCTTTCCTGCCGGCCATTCGCGATGGTCGTCTGGATTTCGCTATCGGCACGCTGAGCGATGAAATGCTGCTGCAGGATCTTCACGTCGAACCGCTGTTTGAGTCCGAGTTTGTGCTGGTCGCCAGCAAAACGCGAACGTGCACCGGCCCGACGACACTGGCATCGCTCACTCACGAGCAGTGGGTGATGCCGCAAACCGATATGGGCTACTACAAAGAACTTCTGACCACCCTGCAAGACAACCACATCAGCATCGAAAACATCGTCCAGACCGATTCCGTCGTCACCATTTATAACCTTGTCCTGAATGCCGATTATCTGACGGTGATTCCCCGCGACATGATAGCACCGTTCGGTTCTGACCAGTTTATTGTGCTGCCAGTGGAAGATGAATTACCCGTAGCGCGTTATGCCGCCGTGTGGTCAAAAAATTACAGGATTAAAAAATCGGCGTCAGTATTAGTTGAGCTGGCAAAACAATATTCGTCGATGAATATCGAAAGACGACGATGA
- the tdcB gene encoding bifunctional threonine ammonia-lyase/L-serine ammonia-lyase TdcB, translated as MHITYDLPVTIEDIQDARKRLAGKIYKTGMPRSNYLSERCKGEIFLKFENMQRTGSFKIRGAFNKLSSLTDAEKRKGVVACSAGNHAQGVSLSCAMLGIDGKVVMPMGAPKSKVAATRDYSAEVVLHGENFNDTIAKVSEIVEMEGRIFIPPYDDAKVIAGQGTIGLEILEDLYDVDNVIVPIGGGGLIAGIATAIKSINPTINIIGVQSENVHGMAASYQAGEIVNHRVSGTLADGCDVSRPGTLTFEIVRELVDDIVLVSEDNIRDSMIALIQRNKVVTEGAGALACAALLSGKLDHYIQGRKTVCIISGGNIDLSRVSQITGFVDA; from the coding sequence ATGCATATTACCTACGATCTCCCGGTAACGATTGAAGATATTCAGGACGCCAGAAAACGACTGGCAGGAAAAATATATAAAACCGGTATGCCACGTTCGAATTACCTGAGCGAACGCTGTAAGGGCGAAATATTCCTGAAGTTTGAGAACATGCAGCGTACCGGCTCGTTTAAGATCCGCGGCGCGTTTAACAAGTTAAGCTCGCTGACCGACGCTGAAAAACGCAAAGGCGTTGTCGCCTGCTCCGCGGGGAACCACGCGCAGGGGGTGTCCCTCTCCTGCGCCATGCTCGGCATCGACGGTAAAGTGGTGATGCCGATGGGCGCGCCGAAATCCAAGGTTGCCGCTACCCGCGACTACTCCGCAGAAGTCGTGCTGCACGGTGAAAATTTCAACGACACCATCGCCAAAGTCAGCGAAATCGTCGAGATGGAAGGGCGTATTTTTATTCCCCCTTACGACGATGCCAAAGTGATCGCCGGGCAGGGCACCATCGGTCTGGAAATTCTCGAAGATTTATACGACGTGGATAACGTCATTGTGCCTATCGGCGGTGGCGGTTTAATTGCCGGGATTGCGACGGCGATTAAATCCATCAACCCCACCATTAATATTATCGGCGTGCAGTCAGAGAATGTTCACGGTATGGCTGCGTCTTATCAGGCCGGTGAAATCGTCAACCACCGCGTCTCCGGCACATTAGCGGACGGCTGCGATGTGTCTCGTCCCGGCACATTAACCTTCGAAATTGTTCGCGAGCTGGTTGATGACATTGTGCTGGTCAGCGAAGACAACATTCGCGACAGCATGATCGCGCTTATTCAGCGAAATAAAGTGGTGACGGAAGGCGCGGGTGCGCTGGCCTGTGCCGCGTTATTAAGCGGCAAGCTTGACCACTATATTCAGGGTCGTAAAACCGTCTGCATTATTTCCGGCGGCAATATCGATCTCTCCCGTGTTTCCCAAATTACCGGCTTCGTTGACGCATAA
- the tdcC gene encoding threonine/serine transporter TdcC, whose protein sequence is MSNTESIIVGQTKTSSWRKSDTTWTLGLFGTAIGAGVLFFPIRAGFGGLIPILLMLVLAFPIAFYCHRALARLCLSGSNVSGNITETVEEHFGKTGGVVITFLYFFAICPLLWIYGVTITNTFMTFWENQLQLPALNRGVVALFLLLLMAFVIWFGKDLMVKVMSFLVFPFIASLVLISLSLIPYWNSAVIDQVNLSDIAFTGHDGILVTVWLGISIMVFSFNFSPIVSSFVVSKREEYEPEFGKEFTEQKCSKIIGRASLLMVAVVMFFAFSCLFTLSPQNMADAKAQNIPVLSYLANHFASMSGTKSTFATVLEYGASIIALVAIFKSFFGHYLGTLEGLNGLILKFGYKGDKKKVSVGKLNTISMVFIMGSTWVVAYANPNILDLIEAMGAPIIASLLCLLPMYAIRKAPALAKYKGRTENIFVTAVGLLTILNIVYKLF, encoded by the coding sequence ATGAGCAACACAGAAAGCATTATCGTTGGCCAGACAAAAACGTCCTCCTGGCGTAAGTCTGATACCACCTGGACGCTTGGCCTGTTTGGTACCGCCATTGGCGCAGGCGTGCTGTTCTTCCCCATTCGCGCAGGCTTTGGTGGATTGATCCCTATCCTGCTGATGCTGGTTCTCGCGTTCCCGATTGCGTTTTACTGCCACCGCGCGCTGGCGCGTTTGTGTCTGTCCGGCAGCAACGTCTCCGGCAACATCACCGAAACGGTGGAAGAGCACTTTGGTAAGACCGGTGGGGTGGTGATCACTTTCCTCTACTTCTTCGCCATTTGCCCGCTGCTGTGGATTTACGGCGTCACCATTACCAACACCTTTATGACCTTCTGGGAAAACCAGCTCCAGCTGCCTGCGCTGAACCGCGGCGTGGTGGCGCTGTTCCTGCTGCTGCTGATGGCCTTTGTTATCTGGTTTGGTAAAGACCTGATGGTGAAGGTCATGAGCTTCCTGGTGTTCCCGTTTATCGCCAGCCTGGTGCTGATTTCCCTGTCGCTGATCCCTTACTGGAACTCGGCAGTGATCGACCAGGTCAACCTGAGCGATATCGCCTTTACCGGTCATGATGGCATTCTGGTCACGGTGTGGCTGGGCATCTCCATCATGGTCTTCTCCTTTAACTTCTCGCCTATCGTCTCCTCGTTTGTGGTTTCCAAGCGCGAAGAGTACGAACCTGAGTTCGGTAAAGAGTTCACCGAGCAAAAATGTTCCAAAATCATCGGTCGCGCCAGTCTGCTGATGGTGGCCGTGGTGATGTTCTTCGCCTTTAGCTGTCTGTTTACGCTCTCTCCGCAGAACATGGCGGACGCCAAGGCGCAGAACATTCCGGTGCTCTCCTACCTGGCGAACCACTTTGCATCAATGTCCGGAACCAAATCGACGTTTGCGACGGTACTGGAATACGGTGCCTCCATCATCGCGCTGGTGGCTATCTTCAAATCCTTCTTCGGCCACTACCTGGGCACGCTGGAAGGGCTGAACGGCCTGATCCTCAAGTTCGGCTACAAGGGCGATAAGAAGAAAGTCTCCGTTGGCAAACTGAATACCATCAGCATGGTGTTCATCATGGGCTCCACCTGGGTTGTGGCCTACGCCAACCCGAACATTCTGGACCTTATTGAAGCCATGGGCGCACCAATCATCGCCTCTCTGCTGTGCCTGCTGCCGATGTACGCCATCCGCAAGGCACCGGCGCTGGCGAAATACAAAGGGCGTACCGAGAACATCTTCGTTACCGCGGTCGGCCTGCTGACCATTCTGAATATCGTTTACAAACTGTTCTAA
- the tdcD gene encoding propionate kinase, with product MIEFPVVLVINCGSSSVKFSVLDASSCDALMTGIADGINTEKAFISVNGGEPARLAHQDYEGALAAIALELEKRNLMSSVALIGHRIAHGGDLFSESTLITEEVIEQIRQVSPLAPLHNYANLSGVEAAERLFPGVQQVAVFDTSFHQTLPPQAYLYGLPYRYFEALGVRRYGFHGTSHRYVAAQAHTLLGLPPDDSGLVIAHLGNGASICAVRNGESVDTSMGMTPLEGLVMGTRCGDVDFGAMAWIAQQTGQSFEDLERVVNKESGLLGISGISSDLRALEKAWHEGNERAQLAIHTFVHRIARHIAGHAASLHRLDGVVFTGGIGENSKLVRALVAEHLNVFGIRLDDAKNALPGSAGERVISTESSRVACAVIPTNEEKMIALDALRLGKVTPAAAYA from the coding sequence ATGATTGAGTTTCCGGTTGTACTGGTTATTAACTGCGGATCGTCCTCTGTTAAGTTTTCGGTGCTCGACGCCAGCAGTTGCGATGCCCTGATGACAGGCATTGCAGATGGGATCAACACCGAGAAGGCCTTTATTTCCGTGAACGGGGGTGAGCCGGCCAGGCTGGCTCACCAGGACTACGAAGGGGCGCTGGCTGCCATCGCCCTGGAGCTGGAGAAGCGTAACCTGATGAGCAGCGTGGCCCTAATTGGCCACCGCATTGCGCACGGCGGCGACCTCTTCAGCGAGTCGACCCTGATCACGGAAGAGGTGATCGAGCAGATCCGCCAGGTCTCCCCGCTGGCGCCACTGCATAACTACGCCAACCTGAGCGGCGTGGAAGCCGCAGAGCGCCTGTTCCCGGGCGTGCAGCAGGTGGCGGTATTTGATACCAGCTTCCACCAGACGCTGCCGCCGCAGGCGTATCTGTACGGATTGCCGTACCGCTATTTTGAAGCGCTGGGCGTGCGCCGCTACGGCTTCCACGGCACCTCTCACCGCTACGTGGCCGCGCAGGCGCATACGCTTCTCGGGCTGCCCCCCGATGACAGCGGCCTGGTGATTGCCCATCTGGGCAACGGGGCGTCCATCTGCGCGGTGCGCAACGGCGAAAGCGTCGATACCTCGATGGGGATGACGCCGCTGGAAGGGCTGGTAATGGGGACGCGCTGCGGCGACGTGGACTTCGGCGCGATGGCGTGGATTGCCCAGCAGACCGGGCAGTCGTTCGAGGATCTGGAGCGCGTGGTCAATAAAGAGTCCGGGTTGCTGGGGATCTCCGGCATCTCCTCCGATTTACGCGCGCTGGAGAAAGCCTGGCACGAAGGCAATGAGCGGGCACAGCTGGCAATACACACCTTTGTTCACCGCATTGCGCGACATATCGCCGGGCACGCGGCGTCGCTGCACCGCCTGGATGGGGTGGTCTTTACCGGCGGCATTGGCGAAAACTCGAAGCTTGTCCGCGCGCTGGTGGCGGAACATCTGAACGTATTCGGCATCCGCCTCGACGACGCCAAAAATGCCCTGCCGGGCAGCGCGGGTGAGCGCGTGATCTCCACCGAGTCGTCCCGCGTGGCCTGCGCGGTTATCCCTACCAACGAAGAAAAAATGATCGCGCTGGACGCCCTCCGTCTTGGGAAGGTTACTCCGGCCGCGGCTTACGCCTGA
- the pflB gene encoding formate C-acetyltransferase produces the protein MKVTIDTGVAPYSDAWAGFRGEEWKNAVNVRDFIQHNYTPYEGDEAFLAQATPATTALWQKVMVGIRQENATHAPVDFDTNIATTITAHGPGYIDQDLETIVGLQTDKPLKRALHPYGGINMIRSSFEAYGREMDPQFEYLFTDLRKTHNQGVFDVYSPEMMRCRKSGVLTGLPDGYGRGRIIGDYRRVALYGIAYLVRERELQFTDLQGRLERGEDLEATIRLREELAEHRRALLQIQQMAANYGFDISRPAMNAQEAVQWVYFAYLAAVKSQNGGAMSLGRTASFLDIYIERDMQAGRLNEAQAQELIDHFIMKIRMVRFLRTPEFDTLFSGDPIWATEVIGGMGLDGRTLVTKNSFRYLHTLHTMGPAPEPNLTILWSEQLPIAFKKYAAQVSIVTSSLQYENDDLMRADFNSDDYAIACCVSPMVIGKQMQFFGARANLAKTLLYAINGGVDEKLKIQVGPKTEPLLDDVLDYDTVMASLDHFMDWLAVQYISALNLIHYMHDKYSYEASLMALHDRDVYRTMACGIAGLSVAADSLSAIKYATVKPVRDHTGLAVDFVIEGDYPQYGNNDDRVDSIACDLVERFMKKIQALPTYRNAVPTQSILTITSNVVYGQKTGNTPDGRRGGTPFAPGANPMHGRDRKGAVASLTSVAKLPFTYAKDGISYTFSIVPQALGKDELVRKTNLVGLLDGYFHHEASIEGGQHLNVNVMNREMLLDAIAHPENYPNLTIRVSGYAVRFNALTREQQQDVISRTFTHSI, from the coding sequence ATGAAAGTAACGATCGATACGGGCGTCGCGCCCTACAGCGACGCATGGGCCGGGTTTCGCGGTGAAGAATGGAAAAACGCCGTCAACGTCCGCGATTTTATTCAGCATAACTACACCCCTTATGAAGGCGATGAAGCTTTCCTCGCGCAGGCGACGCCAGCAACGACGGCGCTATGGCAGAAGGTAATGGTCGGCATTCGCCAGGAGAACGCCACCCACGCCCCGGTGGATTTTGACACCAACATTGCCACCACTATTACGGCCCACGGGCCGGGCTATATCGATCAGGATCTGGAGACGATCGTCGGTCTGCAAACCGATAAGCCGCTCAAGCGCGCGCTCCATCCGTACGGCGGGATCAACATGATCCGCAGCTCGTTCGAAGCCTATGGCCGGGAGATGGATCCGCAGTTCGAGTACCTGTTTACCGACCTGCGCAAAACCCACAACCAGGGCGTGTTTGACGTCTACTCCCCTGAGATGATGCGCTGTCGTAAATCCGGCGTGCTGACCGGTCTGCCGGACGGCTACGGGCGCGGACGTATCATCGGCGACTATCGTCGCGTGGCGCTGTACGGGATCGCTTATCTGGTGCGCGAGCGTGAACTCCAGTTTACGGATCTGCAGGGCAGGCTGGAGCGCGGTGAAGATCTGGAGGCGACGATCCGCCTGCGTGAAGAGCTGGCGGAGCACAGGCGCGCGCTGCTGCAGATCCAGCAGATGGCGGCGAACTATGGCTTTGATATCTCGCGCCCGGCGATGAACGCCCAGGAAGCGGTGCAGTGGGTCTATTTTGCCTACCTTGCCGCGGTGAAATCCCAGAACGGCGGGGCGATGTCGCTGGGGCGCACGGCCTCGTTCCTCGATATCTACATTGAACGAGACATGCAGGCAGGAAGGCTGAATGAAGCCCAGGCGCAAGAGCTGATCGACCACTTCATCATGAAGATCCGCATGGTGCGCTTCCTGCGCACGCCGGAGTTCGACACGCTCTTCTCCGGCGATCCGATCTGGGCGACGGAAGTGATCGGCGGCATGGGGCTGGACGGGCGCACGCTGGTGACCAAAAACAGCTTCCGCTATCTGCACACGCTGCACACCATGGGGCCTGCGCCGGAGCCGAACCTGACGATCCTCTGGTCTGAACAACTGCCGATCGCGTTCAAGAAATACGCCGCGCAGGTGTCGATCGTCACCTCTTCGCTGCAGTATGAGAACGACGATCTGATGCGTGCGGACTTCAACAGCGACGACTACGCCATTGCCTGCTGCGTCAGCCCGATGGTGATCGGCAAGCAGATGCAGTTCTTTGGCGCGCGCGCCAACCTCGCCAAAACGCTGCTGTACGCGATCAACGGCGGGGTGGACGAGAAGCTGAAGATCCAGGTCGGCCCGAAAACCGAGCCGCTGCTGGATGACGTGCTGGATTACGACACCGTGATGGCGAGCCTCGATCACTTTATGGACTGGCTGGCGGTGCAGTACATCAGCGCCCTGAATCTCATTCACTACATGCATGATAAGTACAGCTACGAAGCCTCGCTGATGGCGCTGCACGACCGGGACGTCTATCGCACCATGGCCTGCGGCATTGCCGGGCTGTCGGTAGCGGCGGATTCCCTGTCGGCCATTAAATATGCCACGGTGAAGCCGGTGCGCGACCATACCGGACTGGCGGTCGATTTCGTGATTGAAGGAGATTATCCGCAGTACGGCAACAACGACGACCGCGTGGACAGCATCGCCTGCGACCTGGTGGAGCGCTTTATGAAGAAAATTCAGGCGCTGCCAACCTACCGCAACGCGGTCCCAACCCAGTCGATCCTGACCATCACCTCCAACGTGGTTTACGGCCAGAAGACCGGGAACACGCCGGACGGACGCCGCGGCGGCACGCCGTTTGCGCCAGGCGCGAACCCGATGCACGGCCGCGACAGAAAAGGGGCGGTGGCCTCGTTAACCTCGGTCGCCAAGCTGCCGTTCACCTATGCGAAAGACGGGATCTCCTACACCTTCTCCATCGTGCCGCAGGCGCTGGGCAAGGACGAGCTGGTGCGCAAAACCAACCTGGTAGGGCTACTGGACGGATACTTCCACCACGAAGCGTCCATTGAGGGCGGGCAGCACCTGAACGTCAACGTCATGAACCGGGAAATGCTCCTCGATGCCATTGCGCATCCCGAGAATTACCCGAACCTGACGATCCGCGTGTCGGGCTATGCGGTGCGGTTTAACGCCCTGACGCGCGAGCAGCAGCAGGATGTGATTTCAAGGACGTTTACGCATTCCATCTGA
- a CDS encoding Spy/CpxP family protein refolding chaperone, with amino-acid sequence MVQHLKLSNEQVKKIEDLHKQLEQNVSNIPMTGVKDGALIDMFQAGKWDESTVKSQLTAFSKIEEQTRYYRVKYYFDVSQVLTPEQRKQIRTDMANALAN; translated from the coding sequence CTGGTACAGCACCTGAAGCTCAGCAATGAGCAGGTGAAGAAGATTGAAGATCTGCATAAGCAGCTGGAACAAAATGTCAGCAACATTCCGATGACGGGCGTGAAGGACGGCGCGCTGATCGACATGTTCCAGGCGGGCAAATGGGACGAAAGTACGGTGAAAAGCCAGCTTACCGCATTCAGCAAAATTGAAGAGCAGACCCGTTATTACCGCGTGAAGTATTACTTCGACGTCAGTCAGGTATTGACGCCGGAGCAGCGCAAGCAGATCAGAACCGATATGGCTAACGCGCTGGCTAATTGA
- a CDS encoding amino acid permease, with amino-acid sequence MDTATNSSVIVSDSAAARRAGMSETEWQAAIKFDSTDTGWVIMSIGMAIGAGIVFLPVQVGLMGLWVFLLSSIIGYPAMYLFQRLFINTLAESPECKDYPSVISGYLGKNWGILLGALYFVMLVIWMFVYSTAITNDSASYLHTFGVTDHLLSENPFYGLFLICILVAISSRGEKLLFKVSSLMVLTKLFVVAALGLSMIGLWHLANVGMLPPVGLLVKNAIITLPFTLTSILFIQTLSPMVISYRSREKSVEVARHKALRAMNIAFGVLFVTVFFYAVSFTLAMGHDEAVKAYEQNISALAIAAQFISGDGAGWVKIVSVILNIFAVMTAFFGVYLGFREATQGIVMNILRRKMPAEKISENAVQRGIMLFAILLAWSAIVLNAPVLSFTSICSPIFGMVGCLIPAWLVYKVPALHKYKGVSLVIIVITGLLLCVSPFLAFS; translated from the coding sequence ATGGATACGGCAACAAACAGCAGTGTGATTGTGAGTGATTCCGCCGCGGCAAGGCGAGCGGGAATGAGCGAGACCGAGTGGCAAGCGGCAATTAAATTCGACAGCACCGACACGGGCTGGGTCATCATGAGTATCGGGATGGCTATCGGCGCGGGGATTGTTTTTCTCCCTGTCCAGGTCGGGTTAATGGGCCTGTGGGTATTTTTGCTCTCATCAATCATTGGCTATCCGGCCATGTATTTATTCCAGCGTCTGTTTATTAATACCCTGGCGGAATCGCCGGAGTGCAAAGACTACCCGAGCGTCATTAGCGGTTATTTAGGTAAGAACTGGGGGATTTTATTAGGTGCGCTTTATTTCGTGATGCTGGTGATCTGGATGTTTGTCTATTCCACGGCCATAACCAACGACAGCGCATCGTATTTGCATACCTTTGGCGTGACCGACCATTTGCTCTCTGAGAATCCGTTTTACGGGTTATTCCTGATCTGTATTCTGGTGGCGATCTCCTCGCGAGGGGAAAAGCTGCTGTTTAAAGTCTCCAGCCTGATGGTGCTGACCAAACTATTTGTGGTCGCGGCGCTGGGGCTATCGATGATTGGCCTCTGGCATCTGGCCAACGTGGGCATGCTGCCGCCCGTGGGGCTGCTGGTAAAAAACGCCATCATTACGCTGCCCTTTACCTTAACCTCCATTCTGTTTATTCAGACCTTAAGCCCGATGGTGATCTCGTACCGTTCACGGGAAAAATCTGTGGAGGTAGCGCGCCATAAAGCGCTGCGGGCGATGAATATTGCCTTTGGCGTGCTGTTTGTGACGGTCTTCTTCTACGCCGTCTCCTTTACGCTGGCGATGGGGCACGATGAGGCGGTTAAAGCCTACGAGCAGAATATTTCGGCTCTGGCGATTGCGGCGCAGTTTATCAGCGGTGACGGCGCGGGTTGGGTCAAAATCGTCAGCGTGATCCTCAATATTTTTGCCGTGATGACCGCGTTCTTCGGTGTCTACCTCGGCTTTCGCGAGGCTACGCAGGGTATCGTCATGAACATCCTGCGCCGCAAAATGCCCGCAGAGAAAATCAGTGAAAACGCCGTCCAGCGCGGGATTATGCTGTTCGCCATTCTGCTGGCCTGGAGCGCCATTGTCTTAAACGCGCCGGTGTTGAGCTTCACCTCCATTTGCAGCCCTATCTTCGGCATGGTGGGCTGCCTGATCCCTGCATGGCTGGTCTACAAGGTGCCGGCTCTGCATAAATATAAAGGCGTATCGCTGGTGATAATCGTCATCACCGGACTGCTGCTTTGTGTTTCTCCTTTCCTCGCATTCTCCTGA
- a CDS encoding L-cysteine desulfidase family protein has product MSEQTHPLWNQFIRAVQEEVKPALGCTEPVSLALACAMAADLLPGEVTQIEAWVSPNLMKNGLGVTVPGTGMVGLPIAAALGAIGGNANAGLEVLKDVTADALIRAKALLEAGQVQVKLQAPCDEILYSRACVHAGDTSAMVTIAGGHTRVVEVVCQGETRFTLDDRQCQTKDDPLAVLSTTTLSQILEFVEQVPFKLIRFILESGKLNDALSREGLSGKWGLHIGATLDKQRSRGWMAQDLGSDIVIRTSAASDARMGGATLPAMSNSGSGNQGIAATMPVVVVAEHVQADDERLARALMLSHLSAIYIHFQLPRLSALCAATTAAMGASAGMAWLMGGSYQTIAMAISSMVGDVSGMICDGASNSCAMKVSTSVASAWKAVMMALDDSAVTGNEGIVAHDVEQSIANLCALACRSMQETDRQIIEIMASKVL; this is encoded by the coding sequence ATGTCTGAGCAAACTCATCCTTTATGGAATCAATTTATTCGCGCGGTGCAGGAAGAAGTGAAGCCTGCCCTTGGGTGCACCGAACCCGTGTCTCTGGCGCTGGCCTGCGCGATGGCCGCAGACCTTCTGCCGGGGGAGGTCACGCAAATAGAGGCGTGGGTATCGCCGAACCTGATGAAAAACGGGCTGGGCGTAACGGTGCCGGGCACCGGCATGGTCGGGTTACCCATTGCGGCGGCGCTGGGCGCGATTGGCGGTAACGCCAACGCCGGACTGGAGGTATTGAAAGATGTCACCGCCGATGCGCTGATACGCGCCAAAGCCCTGCTTGAGGCGGGGCAGGTGCAGGTTAAACTGCAGGCGCCGTGCGATGAGATCCTTTACTCGCGCGCCTGTGTTCATGCAGGGGACACCTCGGCAATGGTGACCATCGCCGGCGGGCATACCCGGGTGGTGGAGGTGGTTTGTCAGGGCGAAACGCGCTTTACGCTTGACGATCGGCAATGTCAGACGAAAGACGATCCGCTGGCGGTACTCTCAACTACCACGCTGTCGCAGATCCTGGAATTTGTTGAGCAGGTTCCGTTTAAGTTGATTCGCTTCATTCTGGAATCTGGAAAGCTGAACGATGCGCTCTCCCGGGAAGGGCTCAGCGGGAAGTGGGGGCTGCACATTGGCGCAACGCTCGATAAGCAGCGCTCGCGCGGATGGATGGCGCAGGATCTGGGTTCAGACATTGTTATTCGCACCAGTGCGGCATCGGACGCCCGCATGGGCGGCGCGACGCTGCCGGCGATGAGCAATTCGGGTTCCGGCAATCAGGGGATTGCCGCCACCATGCCGGTGGTGGTGGTAGCGGAGCACGTTCAGGCTGACGACGAACGGCTGGCGCGAGCGCTGATGCTGTCACATCTTTCGGCTATCTATATCCATTTCCAGCTTCCGCGCCTGTCGGCGCTATGTGCCGCAACAACGGCGGCGATGGGGGCGTCGGCGGGCATGGCGTGGTTGATGGGCGGCAGTTACCAGACGATTGCAATGGCCATCAGCAGCATGGTCGGGGACGTCAGCGGGATGATCTGCGACGGCGCTTCTAACAGCTGCGCGATGAAAGTCTCGACCAGCGTGGCAAGTGCCTGGAAAGCGGTGATGATGGCGCTGGATGATTCGGCCGTGACGGGCAACGAGGGGATAGTGGCGCACGATGTGGAGCAGTCGATCGCAAACCTGTGCGCGCTGGCGTGCCGCTCAATGCAGGAAACGGACCGGCAGATTATTGAGATTATGGCGAGTAAGGTGTTGTGA